One segment of Carya illinoinensis cultivar Pawnee chromosome 13, C.illinoinensisPawnee_v1, whole genome shotgun sequence DNA contains the following:
- the LOC122292931 gene encoding hydroquinone glucosyltransferase-like, whose product MEIKSHIAILPSPGMGHLIPLLELAKLLALHHDFGVTCIIPILGSPSKAMIGVLEALPTSVDHVFLPPVCLEDDLLGAEPGIQISLTITRSFPSLRDVLKSLQATSPLDAFILDTSASDALEVAKELNISPYIFFSSNATVLSLLLQLSKLDETFSCEYKDMPEPLRLPGCIPIHGRDLIHSIQDRKSEWYRLFLRHTKRLHSVKGIIVNTFRDLEERVIKALEDEKEAGYPPLYPIGPIIQTGSRTSNEVDGSKCLTWLDNQPGGSVLYVSFGSAGSLSNDQLNELALGLEQSGEKFLWVVRSPNNGPANAAYLSNQSHELDPLAFLPEGFVERTKGQGLVVPSWAPQVQVLSHGSTGGFLTHCGWNSTLESIMNGTPLIAWPLFGEQRMNAVFLAEDLKVALRPKENEKGVVVREEIAQVIKGLMVGEDGKNARNRMKDLKIAAEKALYPEGSSTRALSELPFKRDFKPRRF is encoded by the coding sequence ATGATTTCGGAGTCACATGCATCATTCCCATACTTGGATCTCCATCGAAAGCCATGATCGGCGTCCTCGAAGCTCTTCCGACCAGCGTAGACCATGTCTTTCTTCCTCCTGTGTGCTTGGAGGATGATCTCCTAGGCGCAGAGCCTGGTATCCAAATCTCCCTCACCATTACTCgttcttttccttctctccgTGATGTGTTGAAGTCATTGCAGGCGACTTCTCCGTTAGATGCTTTTATCCTTGATACTTCTGCAAGCGATGCGCTCGAAGTGGCCAAGGAACTCAATATCTCACCCTACATTTTCTTCTCCTCAAATGCTACGGTGCTGTCTTTGCTCTTGCAGTTATCAAAGCTTGACGAGACATTTTCCTGCGAGTATAAAGACATGCCGGAGCCTTTGAGACTCCCGGGATGCATACCCATTCACGGTAGAGATCTGATACACTCAATTCAAGACCGAAAAAGTGAATGGTACAGATTGTTTCTCCGCCACACCAAACGACTGCATTCAGTCAAGGGAATAATTGTTAACACGTTCAGAGACTTGGAAGAAAGGGTCATCAAAGCTTTGGAAGATGAGAAAGAAGCTGGATACCCTCCACTGTATCCGATTGGACCAATCATTCAAACTGGTTCCAGAACTAGCAATGAAGTTGACGGGTCAAAGTGTTTGACATGGTTGGACAATCAGCCAGGTGGCTCCGTCCTATACGTCTCTTTCGGGAGTGCTGGCAGCCTCTCGAATGATCAACTAAATGAGCTGGCGTTGGGATTGGAACAGAGTGGAGAAAAGTTCTTGTGGGTGGTAAGAAGCCCAAACAATGGACCGGCAAATGCTGCATACCTCAGTAATCAAAGTCATGAATTGGACCCTCTTGCTTTTCTGCCGGAAGGGTTCGTGGAGAGGACCAAAGGGCAGGGTCTAGTAGTGCCATCTTGGGCACCGCAGGTCCAGGTCCTGAGCCACGGCTCCACGGGTGGATTCTTAACACACTGCGGTTGGAACTCGACTCTGGAGAGTATCATGAATGGCACACCCTTGATTGCATGGCCGCTTTTCGGAGAGCAGAGAATGAATGCAGTATTCCTAGCTGAGGACCTGAAAGTAGCATTAAGACCAAAAGAGAACGAGAAAGGAGTCGTGGTCAGGGAAGAAATTGCGCAAGTCATAAAGGGTTTGATGGTtggagaagatgggaagaatgCTCGCAACCGTATGAAAGACCTAAAGATTGCAGCTGAGAAAGCACTATACCCAGAAGGGTCTTCTACAAGGGCACTCTCTGAGTTACCATTCAAGCGGGATTTTAAACCAAGACGATTTTAG
- the LOC122292169 gene encoding ABC transporter C family member 8-like: MGFSWICEGEIGLRSYCIQRTIIDGVNMLFLCTFYLFFLIGFIGKHYARSRNEKYWILVVVSICCALCNIVYVTVGIWNLTTRNDEFNQMSWLVYFVRGLVWISFTASLLVQWSKFIRVLNSVWWMLSFALVSALNFELLLRSCRIETLDMVPWPINFLLFLCALRNLCHFVTLHLENMYIGFFAFLKTIFVVCAPLILFAFVNYSNHNERNLDEGLFIVGCLILFKVFESLSQRHWFFDSRRILRDEVESRLREKKLLYSFT, from the exons A TGGGGTTCtcatggatttgtgaaggagaAATCGGTTTGCGTTCTTACTGCATTCAAAGGACAATCATAGATGGTGTAAATATGCTCTTCCTCTGTACTTTCTACCTATTTTTCCTCATAGGATTTATAGGAAAACATTATGCCCGAAGTAGgaatgaaaaatattggatCTTGGTAGTGGTTTCCATCTGTTGTGCTCTTTGCAACATTGTTTATGTTACTGTCGGTATATGGAATCTAACGACTAGAAATGACGAGTTCAATCAAATGAGCTGGCTGGTTTACTTCGTTAGAGGACTGGTTTGGATCTCTTTTACAGCATCTTTGCTTGTTCAATGGTCAAAATTCATCAGGGTGCTAAACTCTGTTTGGTGGATGTTGTCCTTTGCATTGGTTTCAGCTCTGAATTTTGAACTTCTGCTAAGATCATGTCGCATTGAGACTTTGGACATGGTGCCTTGGCCTATTAACTTTTTGCTTTTCCTTTGCGCACTTAGGAATCTCTGTCACTTTGTCACTTTGCACTTAGAAAATATGTACATAGGATTTTTTGCATTTCTTAAGACAATTTTTGTAGTTTGTGCACCTTTAATACTCTTTGCTTTTGTAAATTATTCAAATCACAATGAGAGGAATCTGGATGAAGGTCTATTTATTGTGGGATGTCTAATTCTTTTCAAGGTGTTTGAGTCTTTGTCTCAAAGGCACTGGTTCTTTGATTCGAGGAG AATATTGAGAGATGAAGTAGAGAGCAGACTAAGAGAAAAGAAACTGCTGTATTCATTTACTTGA